In Luteimonas sp. MC1750, the following proteins share a genomic window:
- the ccmB gene encoding heme exporter protein CcmB yields MMWSAAKALAVRDLQMLWRRRGDSLQPALFALLVLVLFALALGSDRVMLARVAPGALWVAVLLSGLLALDTLFRGDAEDGSLEQWLLAPVPLAWLVLVRVATHWATTALPLVLAMPLLTELMALPRGHWPVLFASLMLGTPLLALLGAVVAALTVGMRRSGILVALLALPLYVPVLVFGAGSVTAATQGFDPAGGLLLLAAGLVAALVLAPLTAAAAIRIALS; encoded by the coding sequence ATGATGTGGTCCGCCGCCAAGGCACTCGCGGTCCGCGACCTGCAGATGCTGTGGCGCAGGCGCGGCGACAGCCTGCAGCCGGCGCTGTTCGCCCTGCTGGTGCTGGTGCTGTTCGCGCTGGCGCTGGGCAGCGATCGCGTGATGCTGGCGCGGGTCGCACCCGGGGCGCTCTGGGTGGCCGTGCTGCTCTCGGGCCTGCTGGCGCTGGACACGCTGTTCCGCGGCGACGCCGAGGACGGTTCGCTGGAGCAATGGCTGCTGGCACCGGTGCCGCTGGCGTGGCTGGTCCTGGTCCGCGTCGCCACGCACTGGGCGACCACGGCGCTGCCGCTGGTCCTGGCGATGCCGCTCCTGACCGAACTGATGGCGCTGCCGCGCGGGCACTGGCCGGTGCTCTTCGCGTCACTGATGCTCGGCACGCCGCTGCTGGCGCTGCTGGGCGCGGTGGTGGCGGCGCTGACCGTCGGCATGCGCCGCTCGGGCATCCTGGTGGCGCTGCTGGCCCTGCCGCTCTACGTCCCGGTGCTGGTCTTCGGCGCCGGCAGCGTCACCGCCGCCACCCAGGGCTTCGACCCGGCCGGCGGCCTGCTCCTCCTCGCCGCGGGCCTCGTGGCGGCCCTGGTCCTCGCCCCGCTCACCGCGGCCGCCGCGATCCGGATCGCGCTGTCCTGA
- a CDS encoding ScpA family protein, whose product MQQEIALATVHGQPLLQLPQDLYIPPDALEVILEAFEGPLDLLLYLIRRQNLDILDIPVAEITRQYVSYIDVMQELRFELAAEYLVMAAILAEIKSRMLLPRPPADEGLEDDPRADLVRRLQEYERFKQAAEDIDTLPRLDRDTSVASAFVPERTIHREPPPVDLREMLMALHDVLKRAELFTGHAIRRDALSVRQRMGELLARLEDGAFHRFEQLFEAREGKLGVVVTFLSILELAKERLLDIVQEAPLAPIYVKSLAVDHSGDAPLEFASEFDDDIDDAAGDDAGR is encoded by the coding sequence ATGCAGCAGGAAATCGCGCTGGCCACGGTGCACGGGCAGCCGCTGCTGCAGCTGCCGCAGGACCTCTACATCCCGCCGGACGCGCTGGAGGTGATCCTCGAAGCGTTCGAAGGGCCGCTCGACCTGCTGCTGTACCTGATCCGGCGCCAGAACCTCGACATCCTCGACATCCCGGTGGCCGAGATCACCCGCCAGTACGTCTCCTACATCGACGTGATGCAGGAGCTGCGCTTCGAGCTGGCGGCGGAATACCTGGTGATGGCCGCGATCCTGGCCGAGATCAAGTCGCGCATGCTGCTGCCGCGTCCGCCGGCCGACGAAGGCCTCGAGGACGATCCGCGCGCCGACCTGGTGCGCAGGCTGCAGGAGTACGAGCGCTTCAAGCAGGCCGCCGAGGACATCGACACCCTCCCCCGGCTGGACCGCGACACCAGCGTCGCCAGCGCCTTCGTGCCGGAACGCACGATCCACCGCGAGCCGCCGCCGGTCGACCTGCGCGAGATGCTGATGGCCCTGCACGACGTGCTCAAGCGCGCCGAGCTGTTCACCGGCCACGCGATCCGCCGCGACGCGCTGAGCGTGCGCCAGCGCATGGGCGAACTGCTCGCGCGGCTGGAGGACGGCGCCTTCCACCGCTTCGAGCAGCTGTTCGAAGCGCGCGAGGGCAAGCTGGGCGTGGTGGTGACCTTCCTCTCGATCCTCGAGCTGGCCAAGGAACGCCTGCTGGACATCGTGCAGGAAGCGCCGCTGGCGCCGATCTACGTCAAGTCGCTGGCGGTGGACCACTCCGGCGACGCCCCGCTCGAGTTCGCCAGCGAATTCGACGACGACATCGATGATGCCGCCGGCGACGACGCCGGGCGCTGA
- a CDS encoding DUF3293 domain-containing protein — protein sequence MSSLPPAPIEADVHRLATAYLDAVYRWARDGDWHDIRIGLPVPGLELLHPDVRCFGLLSAWNPVSQPRDDAANRRADAALESELAARDIVRVPSFSSARNRSWREPGWVVFDVDSALLDALCRQFGQLGGLWWERGQPVRLRMQAAKPAGFPDDAQVDWLE from the coding sequence ATGTCCTCCCTGCCCCCCGCCCCCATCGAGGCCGACGTCCACCGCCTGGCCACGGCCTATCTCGACGCGGTGTACCGCTGGGCGCGCGACGGGGACTGGCACGACATCCGCATCGGGCTGCCGGTTCCGGGCCTCGAGCTGCTGCATCCCGACGTGCGCTGCTTCGGCCTGCTGTCGGCGTGGAATCCGGTCTCGCAGCCGCGCGATGACGCCGCCAACCGGCGCGCGGACGCCGCGCTGGAAAGCGAACTGGCCGCGCGCGACATCGTGCGCGTCCCGTCGTTCTCGTCGGCGCGCAATCGCAGCTGGCGCGAGCCGGGCTGGGTGGTCTTCGACGTCGACAGCGCGCTCCTCGACGCGCTGTGCCGCCAGTTCGGCCAGCTCGGCGGCTTGTGGTGGGAACGTGGCCAGCCGGTCCGCCTGCGCATGCAGGCCGCGAAGCCGGCGGGCTTCCCCGACGACGCCCAGGTCGACTGGCTAGAATAG
- the scpB gene encoding SMC-Scp complex subunit ScpB, with protein sequence MDPLLIKRIVEAALLASSQPLTVVQLNGLFPLDEPAPEGGIGQALEALQAECADRGVELVEVASGWRYQVKSEVHAWVARLWTERQVKYTRATLETLALIAYRQPITRGEIEQVRGVATNSNIIKALEEREWIRVVGHRDMPGRPELLGTTKGFLDYFGLKRLDELPPLSELKDFGELEPQLQFEPEAKDAGDAMPLGDIDAGSADADNDTDTEDTDTGSDTVDATDAGDVPPHTAATDEDDALADDGDSTGVEEE encoded by the coding sequence ATGGATCCGCTACTGATCAAACGCATCGTCGAAGCCGCCCTGCTGGCCAGCAGCCAGCCGCTGACGGTGGTGCAGCTCAACGGGCTGTTCCCGCTGGACGAACCGGCGCCGGAAGGCGGCATCGGGCAGGCGCTCGAAGCGCTGCAGGCCGAATGCGCCGACCGCGGCGTGGAACTTGTGGAGGTCGCCTCCGGCTGGCGCTACCAGGTGAAGTCCGAGGTCCACGCCTGGGTGGCGCGGCTGTGGACCGAGCGCCAGGTGAAGTACACCCGCGCCACGCTCGAGACCCTGGCGCTGATCGCCTACCGCCAGCCGATCACCCGCGGCGAAATCGAGCAGGTGCGCGGCGTGGCGACCAACAGCAACATCATCAAGGCGCTGGAAGAGCGCGAGTGGATCCGCGTGGTCGGCCACCGCGACATGCCCGGGCGACCGGAGCTGCTGGGGACCACCAAGGGCTTCCTCGACTATTTCGGGCTCAAGCGCCTGGACGAACTGCCGCCGCTGTCGGAGCTCAAGGATTTCGGCGAGCTGGAGCCGCAGCTGCAGTTCGAGCCCGAGGCGAAGGACGCCGGCGACGCGATGCCGCTGGGCGACATCGATGCCGGCAGCGCCGACGCCGACAACGACACAGACACAGAAGACACAGACACCGGATCCGACACCGTGGACGCCACGGACGCCGGGGACGTTCCGCCGCACACCGCGGCAACCGACGAAGACGATGCCCTCGCCGACGACGGCGACAGCACTGGAGTGGAAGAAGAATGA
- the ccmD gene encoding heme exporter protein CcmD, whose amino-acid sequence MSYREYVIAAYAVFALMLAWDYIAPRLAIARQLRAARRLAARRAARPAGNTRPTELGR is encoded by the coding sequence ATGAGCTATCGCGAATACGTCATCGCCGCCTACGCGGTGTTCGCCCTGATGCTGGCCTGGGACTATATCGCCCCGCGCCTCGCCATCGCCCGCCAGCTGCGCGCAGCGCGCAGGCTGGCCGCGCGCCGCGCCGCACGCCCTGCCGGCAACACACGTCCCACGGAGCTTGGTCGATGA
- the ccmE gene encoding cytochrome c maturation protein CcmE, giving the protein MNPTRRRRLWFVLAVVAAAALVAVLVGAALQRNVAYLFTPAEILDGRAGADVASGATRFRLGGMVAKGSFERTPGSMEARFQVSDGDALMPVVYSGILPDLFRESQSVVATGRMRADGTFVAEEVLAKHDETYVPKEVADKMGLAHEKHNVDMPAAADEGAR; this is encoded by the coding sequence ATGAATCCCACCCGCCGCAGGCGCCTCTGGTTCGTGCTCGCCGTCGTCGCCGCGGCTGCCCTGGTGGCGGTGCTGGTCGGCGCGGCGCTGCAGCGCAACGTCGCCTACCTGTTCACGCCGGCGGAGATCCTCGATGGCCGCGCCGGTGCCGACGTGGCTTCGGGCGCGACCCGGTTCCGGCTTGGCGGCATGGTCGCCAAGGGCTCCTTCGAACGCACGCCCGGCTCGATGGAGGCGCGCTTCCAGGTCAGCGACGGCGACGCGCTGATGCCGGTGGTGTACTCGGGGATCCTTCCCGACCTGTTCCGCGAGAGCCAGTCGGTGGTCGCCACCGGGCGCATGCGCGCCGACGGGACCTTCGTCGCCGAGGAAGTGCTGGCCAAGCACGACGAGACCTACGTGCCCAAGGAAGTGGCCGACAAGATGGGCCTGGCGCACGAGAAGCACAACGTCGACATGCCTGCCGCGGCCGACGAAGGCGCGCGCTAG
- a CDS encoding YciI family protein — MWYAIEGRDGAGVLDRRAASRGAHLARLQLLRDEGRLLVAGPCPAVDADDPGPAGFSGSIVIARFDSLEDARAWADADPYVAAGVYASVEVRPFRKVLP, encoded by the coding sequence ATGTGGTACGCGATCGAAGGGCGCGACGGCGCCGGGGTGCTGGACAGGCGCGCGGCGTCGCGCGGCGCGCACCTCGCGCGCCTGCAGCTGCTGCGCGACGAGGGCCGGCTGCTGGTGGCGGGCCCATGCCCGGCCGTCGATGCCGATGACCCCGGGCCGGCTGGATTTTCGGGCAGCATCGTCATCGCCCGCTTCGACTCGCTGGAGGATGCGCGCGCCTGGGCCGATGCCGACCCGTATGTCGCCGCGGGCGTCTATGCCAGCGTCGAGGTCCGTCCGTTCCGCAAGGTGCTGCCCTGA
- the ccmC gene encoding heme ABC transporter permease CcmC: protein MNPVLRWFHQLGSPPYFDRFAARWAPWGYVLGALVMAWGMYGALFQVPADYQQGDSFRILYIHVPAAWMSLLVFGLMALYSAIALIWRIKLCEILAMACAPIGAAFTAVTLATGSIWGKPMWGTWWDWDPRLTSQLVLLFLYLGVIGLYHAIDDRRTAARAAGLLALVGVVMLPVIRYSVVWWNSLHQGQTIRVFGESSMDPSMLPPLVWVVIGTKFWFAGSLLARARADNLQREAGKDWVRRLAGAGSTP from the coding sequence ATGAACCCGGTACTCCGCTGGTTCCACCAGCTGGGGTCGCCCCCCTACTTCGACCGCTTCGCCGCCCGCTGGGCGCCGTGGGGCTATGTCCTGGGCGCCCTCGTCATGGCCTGGGGCATGTACGGCGCGCTGTTCCAGGTGCCCGCCGACTACCAGCAGGGCGACAGCTTCCGCATCCTCTACATCCACGTCCCGGCCGCGTGGATGAGCCTGCTCGTGTTCGGCCTGATGGCGCTGTATTCCGCGATCGCGCTCATCTGGCGGATCAAGCTGTGCGAGATCCTGGCCATGGCCTGCGCGCCGATCGGCGCCGCCTTCACCGCGGTGACCCTGGCGACCGGGTCGATCTGGGGCAAGCCGATGTGGGGCACCTGGTGGGACTGGGACCCGCGCCTGACCAGCCAGCTGGTACTGCTGTTCCTGTACCTGGGCGTGATCGGCCTGTACCACGCCATCGACGACCGCCGCACCGCCGCGCGCGCCGCCGGCCTGCTGGCGCTGGTCGGCGTGGTGATGCTGCCGGTCATCCGCTACTCGGTGGTCTGGTGGAACTCGCTGCACCAGGGCCAGACCATCCGCGTGTTCGGCGAATCCTCGATGGACCCGAGCATGCTGCCGCCGCTGGTCTGGGTGGTCATCGGCACCAAGTTCTGGTTCGCCGGTTCGCTGCTGGCGCGTGCGCGCGCCGACAACCTGCAGCGCGAGGCGGGCAAGGACTGGGTGCGGCGCCTTGCCGGGGCCGGGAGCACGCCATGA
- a CDS encoding amidohydrolase: MDNLRISLVQGDTLWHDPAGNREYYGELIGPLRGITDLVLLPETFTSGFSNDAIDQAEDMDGPTVRWMREQAAALGAVVSGSVQLRDGAGVYNRMLWVRPDGSLAHYDKRHLFTYAREHERYAAGRERLVVELRGWRINPLVCYDLRFPVFARNTLDADGRPAFDLQLYVANWPAARAHAWKILLRARAIENLCYVAGLNRVGRDGNGLAYAGDSAVIDFLGAPLSECTDEEVVVTTTLLADELAAHRARFPALGDGDAFTLDRG; encoded by the coding sequence ATGGACAACCTGCGCATCTCCCTGGTCCAGGGCGACACGCTCTGGCACGACCCCGCCGGCAACCGCGAGTACTACGGCGAGCTGATCGGCCCGCTGCGCGGCATCACCGACCTGGTGCTGCTGCCCGAGACCTTCACCAGCGGCTTCAGCAACGACGCCATCGACCAGGCCGAAGACATGGACGGGCCGACGGTGCGCTGGATGCGCGAGCAGGCCGCCGCGCTGGGCGCCGTGGTCAGCGGCAGCGTGCAGCTTCGCGATGGCGCAGGCGTCTACAACCGCATGCTCTGGGTGCGGCCCGACGGCAGCCTCGCGCACTACGACAAGCGCCACCTGTTCACCTATGCGCGCGAACACGAGCGCTATGCCGCGGGACGCGAACGGCTGGTGGTCGAGCTGCGCGGCTGGCGGATCAACCCGCTGGTCTGCTACGACCTGCGCTTCCCCGTGTTCGCGCGCAACACGCTCGACGCCGACGGCCGTCCGGCCTTCGACCTGCAGCTCTACGTGGCCAACTGGCCGGCGGCGCGCGCCCACGCCTGGAAGATCCTGCTGCGCGCGCGCGCGATCGAGAACCTCTGCTACGTCGCCGGATTGAACCGGGTCGGTCGGGATGGCAACGGCCTGGCCTACGCCGGCGACAGCGCGGTCATCGACTTCCTCGGCGCGCCACTGAGCGAATGCACCGACGAGGAAGTGGTGGTCACCACCACCCTGCTGGCCGACGAGCTCGCCGCCCACCGTGCGCGCTTCCCCGCCCTCGGCGACGGGGATGCGTTCACGCTCGACCGGGGCTGA
- a CDS encoding pyridoxal phosphate-dependent aminotransferase encodes MPGTKLPKVGTTIFTVMSQLAAAHGAVNLGQGFPDFDVPPRLVDALERAMRAGHNQYAPMTGVAALREAIADKTASLYGHRPDPEAEVTVTSGATEAIFNAIHAVVRAGDEVVVLDPAYDCYEPAIDLAGARAVHVPLDPATFAPDWARVRAAIGAKTRMLIVNTPHNPSGAMLSADDMAELASIVQDTGVWLISDEVYEHIVFDGARHESALRHPALRERAFVISSFGKTYHCTGWKVGYCIAPPGLSLEFRKVHQYNVFCTFAPAQHAFAEMLREEPGHYLGLGAFYQAKRDAFRERLMGTRLRPLPVPGGYFQLVDYSAVSDLQDAEFCRWLTVEHGVASIPLSPFYESPPPGQRLARLCFAKAQPTLDAAIARLANL; translated from the coding sequence ATGCCGGGCACCAAGCTTCCGAAGGTGGGGACGACCATTTTCACGGTGATGTCGCAGCTCGCGGCCGCACACGGCGCGGTCAACCTCGGCCAGGGCTTCCCCGACTTCGACGTGCCGCCGCGGCTGGTGGACGCGCTCGAGCGCGCGATGCGCGCCGGCCACAACCAGTACGCGCCGATGACCGGCGTGGCGGCGCTGCGCGAAGCGATCGCCGACAAGACCGCCTCGCTGTACGGCCACCGCCCCGATCCCGAGGCCGAAGTCACCGTGACCAGCGGCGCCACCGAGGCCATCTTCAACGCGATCCACGCCGTGGTCCGCGCCGGCGACGAGGTCGTAGTCCTGGACCCGGCCTATGACTGCTACGAGCCCGCGATCGACCTGGCCGGGGCGCGTGCGGTGCACGTGCCGCTGGATCCGGCGACGTTCGCGCCGGACTGGGCGCGGGTGCGCGCGGCGATCGGTGCGAAGACCCGCATGCTGATCGTCAACACGCCGCACAACCCGTCGGGTGCGATGCTCTCGGCCGACGACATGGCCGAGCTCGCGTCGATCGTGCAGGACACCGGCGTCTGGCTGATCTCCGACGAGGTCTACGAACACATCGTGTTCGACGGCGCGCGCCACGAGTCGGCGCTGCGCCATCCGGCGCTGCGCGAGCGCGCCTTCGTGATCTCCAGCTTCGGCAAGACCTACCACTGCACGGGGTGGAAAGTGGGCTACTGCATCGCGCCGCCCGGGCTGTCGCTCGAGTTCCGCAAGGTGCACCAGTACAACGTGTTCTGCACGTTCGCGCCGGCCCAGCATGCCTTCGCCGAGATGCTGCGCGAGGAGCCTGGGCACTACCTGGGCCTGGGCGCGTTCTACCAGGCCAAGCGCGACGCGTTCCGCGAACGGCTCATGGGCACGCGCCTGCGCCCGCTGCCGGTGCCGGGCGGCTATTTCCAGCTGGTGGACTACTCCGCAGTGAGCGACCTACAGGACGCCGAATTCTGTCGCTGGCTGACCGTCGAGCACGGCGTGGCCTCGATCCCGCTGTCGCCGTTCTACGAGTCGCCGCCGCCCGGGCAGCGGCTGGCGCGGCTGTGCTTCGCCAAGGCGCAGCCGACCCTGGACGCCGCCATCGCGCGGTTGGCGAACCTCTGA
- a CDS encoding pseudouridine synthase, which produces MTQDKTGGRKLSLKRGPAATTETEAPKLEERLHKVLAQAGLGSRRALEQRIADGLVKVNGETAQVGMSIRGGDRVELDGRTFVASALTEPARVLLYNKPEGEVTTREDPEGRPTIFDSLPALKGARWIAIGRLDINTTGLLLLTTDGELANALMHPSFEVEREYVCRVRAPEGMETVPDAIVDRLQRGVALDDGPAKFDEIKRIGGTDSHEWFQVTVKEGRNREVRRLWESQGCQVSRLKRIRYGQVELPQPLLRGQSQELADEKVQALRTQLGLEDGTPAALTLLPVIGQRRAAKSTVQVGGQHRSHGYVGGHTTTADEGRELRRFDNVREDRGRRGGPRKPSGGLTVTGEAAARQSHKPLKQRQDRRALPEGNPAAFRSWYVPDGVDTGPSGHRNAGPGGARKPAGRKPGGPRPGGPGGGGAGARTGGAGRPARAAHPYGHPGNAPVFPSDHATPGGHERPRGPRPGGPGGRPGGAGKPGGRPGGRPGAGGPGGRPGGAPGGRPGGRPQGAGPRGPGGPRGGGGGGRRGA; this is translated from the coding sequence ATGACGCAAGACAAGACCGGCGGGCGCAAGCTGTCGCTGAAGCGCGGCCCGGCCGCGACCACCGAAACCGAGGCCCCGAAGCTCGAGGAGCGGCTGCACAAGGTGCTGGCCCAGGCCGGCCTGGGCTCGCGCCGCGCGCTGGAACAGCGCATCGCCGACGGCCTGGTCAAGGTCAACGGCGAAACCGCCCAGGTGGGCATGAGCATCCGCGGCGGCGACCGCGTCGAACTCGACGGCAGGACCTTCGTGGCCAGCGCGCTCACCGAGCCCGCCCGCGTGCTGCTCTACAACAAGCCCGAGGGCGAGGTCACCACGCGCGAGGATCCCGAAGGCCGGCCGACCATCTTCGATTCCCTGCCCGCGCTCAAGGGCGCGCGCTGGATCGCGATCGGGCGCCTGGACATCAACACCACCGGCCTGCTGCTGCTGACCACCGACGGCGAACTCGCCAATGCGCTGATGCACCCGTCGTTCGAGGTCGAGCGCGAGTACGTCTGCCGCGTGCGCGCGCCGGAAGGCATGGAGACCGTGCCCGACGCCATCGTCGACCGGCTGCAGCGCGGCGTGGCCCTGGACGACGGCCCGGCGAAGTTCGACGAGATCAAGCGCATCGGCGGCACCGACTCCCACGAGTGGTTCCAGGTCACGGTCAAGGAAGGCCGCAACCGCGAGGTGCGCCGGCTGTGGGAATCGCAGGGCTGCCAGGTCAGCCGCCTCAAGCGCATCCGCTACGGCCAGGTGGAACTGCCGCAGCCGCTGCTGCGCGGCCAGTCGCAGGAGCTGGCCGACGAGAAGGTGCAGGCGCTGCGCACCCAGCTGGGCCTCGAGGACGGCACGCCGGCCGCGCTGACCCTGCTGCCGGTGATCGGCCAGCGCCGGGCAGCCAAGTCCACGGTCCAGGTGGGCGGCCAGCACCGCAGCCACGGCTATGTCGGCGGCCACACCACCACCGCCGACGAAGGCCGCGAGCTGCGCCGCTTCGACAACGTGCGCGAGGACCGCGGCCGTCGCGGCGGTCCGCGCAAGCCCTCGGGTGGCCTGACGGTCACCGGTGAAGCCGCGGCGCGCCAGTCGCACAAGCCGCTGAAGCAGCGCCAGGACCGCCGCGCCCTGCCCGAAGGCAACCCGGCCGCGTTCCGCAGCTGGTACGTGCCCGACGGCGTCGACACCGGCCCCTCGGGCCACCGCAACGCCGGTCCGGGTGGCGCGCGCAAGCCGGCCGGACGCAAGCCCGGCGGCCCCCGCCCCGGCGGTCCGGGTGGTGGTGGCGCGGGTGCCCGCACCGGTGGCGCCGGCAGGCCCGCCCGTGCGGCGCATCCCTATGGCCATCCCGGCAACGCGCCGGTGTTTCCCTCCGATCACGCCACGCCCGGCGGGCACGAGCGCCCGCGTGGCCCGCGCCCCGGCGGTCCCGGCGGCAGGCCTGGCGGCGCCGGCAAGCCCGGCGGACGCCCCGGTGGCCGCCCCGGCGCCGGTGGGCCGGGTGGCCGTCCCGGCGGTGCACCGGGCGGCCGTCCCGGCGGTCGTCCGCAGGGCGCCGGTCCGCGTGGCCCGGGCGGCCCGCGCGGCGGTGGCGGCGGCGGACGCCGCGGCGCCTGA
- the ccmA gene encoding heme ABC exporter ATP-binding protein CcmA, translated as MPEPASPTPPLLSAQALRFTRNDTPVFGPVDFEVASGEALLVQGDNGAGKTTLLKVLAGLLRADSGDIRLQGRAVDDALRARVVGYLGHLPAQKADLSALENLRFLCGLHGSRVGMSLEDAMATVGLAGYEDALARQMSAGQRKRLSLARLWLSPAPLWLMDEPYANLDLDGIELVNRMIQAHLREGGGTMVTTHGAYAAPPVRTRLLVLERPS; from the coding sequence ATGCCCGAGCCCGCCAGCCCCACGCCTCCCCTGCTCTCCGCCCAGGCGCTGCGCTTCACGCGCAACGACACGCCCGTGTTCGGTCCGGTCGACTTCGAGGTCGCGTCGGGCGAAGCCTTGCTGGTCCAGGGCGACAACGGTGCCGGCAAGACCACGCTGCTCAAGGTGCTCGCCGGCCTGCTGCGTGCCGATTCGGGTGACATCCGCCTGCAGGGCCGTGCGGTCGACGACGCACTGCGCGCACGCGTGGTCGGCTATCTCGGCCATCTGCCGGCGCAGAAGGCCGACCTGAGCGCGCTGGAGAACCTGCGATTCCTCTGCGGCCTGCACGGCAGCCGAGTTGGCATGTCGCTGGAAGACGCGATGGCCACCGTCGGGCTCGCCGGCTACGAGGATGCGCTGGCGCGGCAGATGTCGGCCGGACAGCGCAAGCGGCTGTCGCTGGCCCGGCTGTGGCTGTCGCCGGCGCCGCTGTGGCTGATGGACGAGCCCTACGCCAACCTCGACCTCGATGGCATCGAGCTGGTGAACCGGATGATCCAGGCCCACCTGCGCGAGGGCGGCGGCACCATGGTCACCACCCACGGCGCGTACGCCGCGCCGCCGGTGCGCACCCGGCTGCTGGTGCTGGAGCGTCCATCATGA